A DNA window from Primulina tabacum isolate GXHZ01 chromosome 12, ASM2559414v2, whole genome shotgun sequence contains the following coding sequences:
- the LOC142520790 gene encoding uncharacterized protein LOC142520790 isoform X1: MVGNVISAKPIKFLCSYGGRILPRYSDGKLRYHGGETRVLSVERSLSFSELLLKLAEMCGTAVSLRCQLPAEDLDALVSITSDEDLANLIEEYDRAAAAAPPSLSCLKIRAFLSAPKLTKKVSPPPSTVSSTSPRSPFCYAAITGGVPPRCPSSASGKYIRQASREPQSPPFYAVKAAGKSPHHRYACHHHHNGNGGRVYLIHSGNNWQ, translated from the exons ATGGTCGGAAATGTTATCTCCGCCAAACCCATCAAGTTCTTGTGCAGCTACGGCGGCCGGATCCTTCCCCGTTACTCCGACGGGAAGCTACGGTACCACGGTGGGGAGACCCGTGTTCTTTCTGTGGAACGCAGCCTTTCCTTTTCGG AGCTGCTGTTGAAGTTGGCGGAGATGTGTGGAACGGCGGTGAGTTTGAGGTGCCAATTGCCTGCTGAAGATCTGGACGCATTGGTGTCGATTACTTCCGACGAGGATCTCGCCAATCTCATCGAGGAGTACGACcgggcggcggcggcggcgccTCCGTCGTTGTCGTGTCTCAAGATCAGAGCTTTCCTTTCGGCCCCCAAGCTCACCAAAAAGGTCTCCCCACCTCCCTCAACTGTCTCCTCCACCTCACCCAGATCACCCTTCTGTTACGCCGCCATCACCGGTGGGGTCCCTCCACGGTGCCCCAGCTCCGCCAGCGGGAAATACATCCGCCAGGCCTCGAGAGAGCCGCAGTCACCGCCGTTTTACGCCGTGAAAGCCGCCGGGAAATCTCCTCATCATCGTTATGCATGCCACCATCATCATAATGGAAATGGTGGTCGTGTTTATCTGATTCACAGTGGGAATAACTGGCAATAA
- the LOC142520790 gene encoding uncharacterized protein LOC142520790 isoform X2 yields MVGNVISAKPIKFLCSYGGRILPRYSDGKLRYHGGETRVLSVERSLSFSELLLKLAEMCGTAVSLRCQLPAEDLDALVSITSDEDLANLIEEYDRAAAAAPPSLSCLKIRAFLSAPKLTKKVSPPPSTVSSTSPRSPFCYAAITGGVPPRCPSSASGKYIRQASREPQSPPFYAVKAAGKSPHHRYACHHHHNGNG; encoded by the exons ATGGTCGGAAATGTTATCTCCGCCAAACCCATCAAGTTCTTGTGCAGCTACGGCGGCCGGATCCTTCCCCGTTACTCCGACGGGAAGCTACGGTACCACGGTGGGGAGACCCGTGTTCTTTCTGTGGAACGCAGCCTTTCCTTTTCGG AGCTGCTGTTGAAGTTGGCGGAGATGTGTGGAACGGCGGTGAGTTTGAGGTGCCAATTGCCTGCTGAAGATCTGGACGCATTGGTGTCGATTACTTCCGACGAGGATCTCGCCAATCTCATCGAGGAGTACGACcgggcggcggcggcggcgccTCCGTCGTTGTCGTGTCTCAAGATCAGAGCTTTCCTTTCGGCCCCCAAGCTCACCAAAAAGGTCTCCCCACCTCCCTCAACTGTCTCCTCCACCTCACCCAGATCACCCTTCTGTTACGCCGCCATCACCGGTGGGGTCCCTCCACGGTGCCCCAGCTCCGCCAGCGGGAAATACATCCGCCAGGCCTCGAGAGAGCCGCAGTCACCGCCGTTTTACGCCGTGAAAGCCGCCGGGAAATCTCCTCATCATCGTTATGCATGCCACCATCATCATAATGGAAATG GTTGA